In Peromyscus maniculatus bairdii isolate BWxNUB_F1_BW_parent chromosome 21, HU_Pman_BW_mat_3.1, whole genome shotgun sequence, one DNA window encodes the following:
- the LOC102907261 gene encoding uncharacterized protein LOC102907261 isoform X6 produces MAASTMSVCSDARTNSSWQVDDCPESCCEPTCCAPSCCQPSCCQPSCCVPTPCLSFICTPVSCVSSPCCQSSCSPSCCQQSSCQPACCTCSPCQPSCCVTLCCKPVCCTPICSGSSCCQQSSCQPSCCQPSCCVPVCCKPVCCTPICSGSSSCCQQSSCQPSCCQSSCCVPVCCKPVCCKPCSSVSLLCRPVCRPACCVPTSSCCSSSCQPSCCKPCSSISLLCRPACSRPACCGLSSCQKSSC; encoded by the exons ATGGCCGCctccaccatgtctgtctgctctgaCGCCCGCACCAACTCCTCCTGGCAGGTGGACGACTGCCCAGAGAGCTGCTGTGAGCCTACCTGCTGTgcccccagctgctgccagcccagctgctgccagcccagctgttgtgtgccca CCCCCTGCCTGAGCTTCATCTGCACCCCAGTGAGCTGTGTGTCCAGCCCCTGCTGCCAATCTTCCTGCTCACCCTCATGCTGCCAACAGTCTAGCTGCCAGCCAGCTTGCTGTACCTGCTCCCCCTGCCAGCCATCCTGCTGTGTGACTCTTTGCTGCAAGCCTGTCTGCTGCACACCCATCTGTTCTGGATCCTCATGCTGCCAGCAGTCTAGCTGCCAGCCCTCATGCTGCCAGCCATcctgctgtgtgcctgtctgcTGCAAGCCTGTCTGCTGCACACCCATCTGCTCTGGATCCTCCTCATGCTGCCAGCAGTCTAGCTGCCAGCCCTCATGCTGTCAATCTTcctgctgtgtgcctgtctgctgcaagcctgtctgctgcaagccctgctccaGCGTGTCCCTGCTCTGCCGCCCTGTGTGCAGACCTGCCTGCTGTGTGCCCACCTCCTCCTGCTGTTCCTCctcctgccagcccagctgctgcaagccctgctccaGCATTTCCCTGCTCTGCCGCCCTGCCTGCTCCCGCCctgcctgctgtggcctctcctcatgCCAGAAGTCCAGCTGCTGA
- the LOC102907261 gene encoding uncharacterized protein LOC102907261 isoform X5 — protein sequence MAASTMSVCSDARTNSSWQVDDCPESCCEPTCCAPSCCQPSCCQPSCCVPSCCHCCAPAPCLSFICTPVSCVSSPCCQSSCSPSCCQQSSCQPACCTCSPCQPSCCVTLCCKPVCCTPICSGSSCCQQSSCQPSCCQPSCCVPVCCKPVCCTPICSGSSSCCQQSSCQPSCCQSSCCVPVCCKPVCCKPCSSVSLLCRPVCRPACCVPTSSCCSSSCQPSCCKPCSSISLLCRPACSRPACCGLSSCQKSSC from the exons ATGGCCGCctccaccatgtctgtctgctctgaCGCCCGCACCAACTCCTCCTGGCAGGTGGACGACTGCCCAGAGAGCTGCTGTGAGCCTACCTGCTGTgcccccagctgctgccagcccagctgctgccagcccagctgttgtgtgcccagctgctgcca ctgctgtgcCCCAGCCCCCTGCCTGAGCTTCATCTGCACCCCAGTGAGCTGTGTGTCCAGCCCCTGCTGCCAATCTTCCTGCTCACCCTCATGCTGCCAACAGTCTAGCTGCCAGCCAGCTTGCTGTACCTGCTCCCCCTGCCAGCCATCCTGCTGTGTGACTCTTTGCTGCAAGCCTGTCTGCTGCACACCCATCTGTTCTGGATCCTCATGCTGCCAGCAGTCTAGCTGCCAGCCCTCATGCTGCCAGCCATcctgctgtgtgcctgtctgcTGCAAGCCTGTCTGCTGCACACCCATCTGCTCTGGATCCTCCTCATGCTGCCAGCAGTCTAGCTGCCAGCCCTCATGCTGTCAATCTTcctgctgtgtgcctgtctgctgcaagcctgtctgctgcaagccctgctccaGCGTGTCCCTGCTCTGCCGCCCTGTGTGCAGACCTGCCTGCTGTGTGCCCACCTCCTCCTGCTGTTCCTCctcctgccagcccagctgctgcaagccctgctccaGCATTTCCCTGCTCTGCCGCCCTGCCTGCTCCCGCCctgcctgctgtggcctctcctcatgCCAGAAGTCCAGCTGCTGA
- the LOC102907261 gene encoding uncharacterized protein LOC102907261 isoform X10 codes for MAASTMSVCSDARTNSSWQVDDCPESCCEPTCCAPTPCLSFICTPVSCVSSPCCQSSCSPSCCQQSSCQPACCTCSPCQPSCCVTLCCKPVCCTPICSGSSCCQQSSCQPSCCQPSCCVPVCCKPVCCTPICSGSSSCCQQSSCQPSCCQSSCCVPVCCKPVCCKPCSSVSLLCRPVCRPACCVPTSSCCSSSCQPSCCKPCSSISLLCRPACSRPACCGLSSCQKSSC; via the exons ATGGCCGCctccaccatgtctgtctgctctgaCGCCCGCACCAACTCCTCCTGGCAGGTGGACGACTGCCCAGAGAGCTGCTGTGAGCCTACCTGCTGTgccccca CCCCCTGCCTGAGCTTCATCTGCACCCCAGTGAGCTGTGTGTCCAGCCCCTGCTGCCAATCTTCCTGCTCACCCTCATGCTGCCAACAGTCTAGCTGCCAGCCAGCTTGCTGTACCTGCTCCCCCTGCCAGCCATCCTGCTGTGTGACTCTTTGCTGCAAGCCTGTCTGCTGCACACCCATCTGTTCTGGATCCTCATGCTGCCAGCAGTCTAGCTGCCAGCCCTCATGCTGCCAGCCATcctgctgtgtgcctgtctgcTGCAAGCCTGTCTGCTGCACACCCATCTGCTCTGGATCCTCCTCATGCTGCCAGCAGTCTAGCTGCCAGCCCTCATGCTGTCAATCTTcctgctgtgtgcctgtctgctgcaagcctgtctgctgcaagccctgctccaGCGTGTCCCTGCTCTGCCGCCCTGTGTGCAGACCTGCCTGCTGTGTGCCCACCTCCTCCTGCTGTTCCTCctcctgccagcccagctgctgcaagccctgctccaGCATTTCCCTGCTCTGCCGCCCTGCCTGCTCCCGCCctgcctgctgtggcctctcctcatgCCAGAAGTCCAGCTGCTGA
- the LOC102907261 gene encoding uncharacterized protein LOC102907261 isoform X3, whose product MAASTMSVCSDARTNSSWQVDDCPESCCEPTCCAPSCCQPSCCQPSCCPSCCQPSCCQPSCCAPAPCLSFICTPVSCVSSPCCQSSCSPSCCQQSSCQPACCTCSPCQPSCCVTLCCKPVCCTPICSGSSCCQQSSCQPSCCQPSCCVPVCCKPVCCTPICSGSSSCCQQSSCQPSCCQSSCCVPVCCKPVCCKPCSSVSLLCRPVCRPACCVPTSSCCSSSCQPSCCKPCSSISLLCRPACSRPACCGLSSCQKSSC is encoded by the exons ATGGCCGCctccaccatgtctgtctgctctgaCGCCCGCACCAACTCCTCCTGGCAGGTGGACGACTGCCCAGAGAGCTGCTGTGAGCCTACCTGCTGTgcccccagctgctgccagcccagctgctgccagcccagctgttgt cccagctgctgccagcccagctgctgccagcccagctgctgtgcCCCAGCCCCCTGCCTGAGCTTCATCTGCACCCCAGTGAGCTGTGTGTCCAGCCCCTGCTGCCAATCTTCCTGCTCACCCTCATGCTGCCAACAGTCTAGCTGCCAGCCAGCTTGCTGTACCTGCTCCCCCTGCCAGCCATCCTGCTGTGTGACTCTTTGCTGCAAGCCTGTCTGCTGCACACCCATCTGTTCTGGATCCTCATGCTGCCAGCAGTCTAGCTGCCAGCCCTCATGCTGCCAGCCATcctgctgtgtgcctgtctgcTGCAAGCCTGTCTGCTGCACACCCATCTGCTCTGGATCCTCCTCATGCTGCCAGCAGTCTAGCTGCCAGCCCTCATGCTGTCAATCTTcctgctgtgtgcctgtctgctgcaagcctgtctgctgcaagccctgctccaGCGTGTCCCTGCTCTGCCGCCCTGTGTGCAGACCTGCCTGCTGTGTGCCCACCTCCTCCTGCTGTTCCTCctcctgccagcccagctgctgcaagccctgctccaGCATTTCCCTGCTCTGCCGCCCTGCCTGCTCCCGCCctgcctgctgtggcctctcctcatgCCAGAAGTCCAGCTGCTGA
- the LOC102907261 gene encoding uncharacterized protein LOC102907261 isoform X1 produces the protein MAASTMSVCSDARTNSSWQVDDCPESCCEPTCCAPSCCQPSCCQPSCCVPSCCQSSCCQPSCCVPSCCQPSCCAPSCCQPSCCQPSCCQPSCCAPAPCLSFICTPVSCVSSPCCQSSCSPSCCQQSSCQPACCTCSPCQPSCCVTLCCKPVCCTPICSGSSCCQQSSCQPSCCQPSCCVPVCCKPVCCTPICSGSSSCCQQSSCQPSCCQSSCCVPVCCKPVCCKPCSSVSLLCRPVCRPACCVPTSSCCSSSCQPSCCKPCSSISLLCRPACSRPACCGLSSCQKSSC, from the coding sequence ATGGCCGCctccaccatgtctgtctgctctgaCGCCCGCACCAACTCCTCCTGGCAGGTGGACGACTGCCCAGAGAGCTGCTGTGAGCCTACCTGCTGTgcccccagctgctgccagcccagctgctgccagcccagctgttgtgtgcccagctgctgccagtccagctgctgccagcccagctgttgtgtgcccagctgctgccagcccagctgctgtgcccccagctgctgccagcccagctgctgccagcccagctgctgccagcccagctgctgtgcCCCAGCCCCCTGCCTGAGCTTCATCTGCACCCCAGTGAGCTGTGTGTCCAGCCCCTGCTGCCAATCTTCCTGCTCACCCTCATGCTGCCAACAGTCTAGCTGCCAGCCAGCTTGCTGTACCTGCTCCCCCTGCCAGCCATCCTGCTGTGTGACTCTTTGCTGCAAGCCTGTCTGCTGCACACCCATCTGTTCTGGATCCTCATGCTGCCAGCAGTCTAGCTGCCAGCCCTCATGCTGCCAGCCATcctgctgtgtgcctgtctgcTGCAAGCCTGTCTGCTGCACACCCATCTGCTCTGGATCCTCCTCATGCTGCCAGCAGTCTAGCTGCCAGCCCTCATGCTGTCAATCTTcctgctgtgtgcctgtctgctgcaagcctgtctgctgcaagccctgctccaGCGTGTCCCTGCTCTGCCGCCCTGTGTGCAGACCTGCCTGCTGTGTGCCCACCTCCTCCTGCTGTTCCTCctcctgccagcccagctgctgcaagccctgctccaGCATTTCCCTGCTCTGCCGCCCTGCCTGCTCCCGCCctgcctgctgtggcctctcctcatgCCAGAAGTCCAGCTGCTGA
- the LOC102907261 gene encoding uncharacterized protein LOC102907261 isoform X4 → MAASTMSVCSDARTNSSWQVDDCPESCCEPTCCAPSCCQPSCCQPSCCPSCCQPSCCAPAPCLSFICTPVSCVSSPCCQSSCSPSCCQQSSCQPACCTCSPCQPSCCVTLCCKPVCCTPICSGSSCCQQSSCQPSCCQPSCCVPVCCKPVCCTPICSGSSSCCQQSSCQPSCCQSSCCVPVCCKPVCCKPCSSVSLLCRPVCRPACCVPTSSCCSSSCQPSCCKPCSSISLLCRPACSRPACCGLSSCQKSSC, encoded by the exons ATGGCCGCctccaccatgtctgtctgctctgaCGCCCGCACCAACTCCTCCTGGCAGGTGGACGACTGCCCAGAGAGCTGCTGTGAGCCTACCTGCTGTgcccccagctgctgccagcccagctgctgccagcccagctgttgt cccagctgctgccagcccagctgctgtgcCCCAGCCCCCTGCCTGAGCTTCATCTGCACCCCAGTGAGCTGTGTGTCCAGCCCCTGCTGCCAATCTTCCTGCTCACCCTCATGCTGCCAACAGTCTAGCTGCCAGCCAGCTTGCTGTACCTGCTCCCCCTGCCAGCCATCCTGCTGTGTGACTCTTTGCTGCAAGCCTGTCTGCTGCACACCCATCTGTTCTGGATCCTCATGCTGCCAGCAGTCTAGCTGCCAGCCCTCATGCTGCCAGCCATcctgctgtgtgcctgtctgcTGCAAGCCTGTCTGCTGCACACCCATCTGCTCTGGATCCTCCTCATGCTGCCAGCAGTCTAGCTGCCAGCCCTCATGCTGTCAATCTTcctgctgtgtgcctgtctgctgcaagcctgtctgctgcaagccctgctccaGCGTGTCCCTGCTCTGCCGCCCTGTGTGCAGACCTGCCTGCTGTGTGCCCACCTCCTCCTGCTGTTCCTCctcctgccagcccagctgctgcaagccctgctccaGCATTTCCCTGCTCTGCCGCCCTGCCTGCTCCCGCCctgcctgctgtggcctctcctcatgCCAGAAGTCCAGCTGCTGA
- the LOC102907261 gene encoding uncharacterized protein LOC102907261 isoform X8 produces the protein MAASTMSVCSDARTNSSWQVDDCPESCCEPTCCAPSCCQPTPCLSFICTPVSCVSSPCCQSSCSPSCCQQSSCQPACCTCSPCQPSCCVTLCCKPVCCTPICSGSSCCQQSSCQPSCCQPSCCVPVCCKPVCCTPICSGSSSCCQQSSCQPSCCQSSCCVPVCCKPVCCKPCSSVSLLCRPVCRPACCVPTSSCCSSSCQPSCCKPCSSISLLCRPACSRPACCGLSSCQKSSC, from the exons ATGGCCGCctccaccatgtctgtctgctctgaCGCCCGCACCAACTCCTCCTGGCAGGTGGACGACTGCCCAGAGAGCTGCTGTGAGCCTACCTGCTGTgcccccagctgctgccagccca CCCCCTGCCTGAGCTTCATCTGCACCCCAGTGAGCTGTGTGTCCAGCCCCTGCTGCCAATCTTCCTGCTCACCCTCATGCTGCCAACAGTCTAGCTGCCAGCCAGCTTGCTGTACCTGCTCCCCCTGCCAGCCATCCTGCTGTGTGACTCTTTGCTGCAAGCCTGTCTGCTGCACACCCATCTGTTCTGGATCCTCATGCTGCCAGCAGTCTAGCTGCCAGCCCTCATGCTGCCAGCCATcctgctgtgtgcctgtctgcTGCAAGCCTGTCTGCTGCACACCCATCTGCTCTGGATCCTCCTCATGCTGCCAGCAGTCTAGCTGCCAGCCCTCATGCTGTCAATCTTcctgctgtgtgcctgtctgctgcaagcctgtctgctgcaagccctgctccaGCGTGTCCCTGCTCTGCCGCCCTGTGTGCAGACCTGCCTGCTGTGTGCCCACCTCCTCCTGCTGTTCCTCctcctgccagcccagctgctgcaagccctgctccaGCATTTCCCTGCTCTGCCGCCCTGCCTGCTCCCGCCctgcctgctgtggcctctcctcatgCCAGAAGTCCAGCTGCTGA
- the LOC102907261 gene encoding uncharacterized protein LOC102907261 isoform X2: MAASTMSVCSDARTNSSWQVDDCPESCCEPTCCAPSCCHCCQPSCCAPSCCQPSCCQPSCCQPSCCAPAPCLSFICTPVSCVSSPCCQSSCSPSCCQQSSCQPACCTCSPCQPSCCVTLCCKPVCCTPICSGSSCCQQSSCQPSCCQPSCCVPVCCKPVCCTPICSGSSSCCQQSSCQPSCCQSSCCVPVCCKPVCCKPCSSVSLLCRPVCRPACCVPTSSCCSSSCQPSCCKPCSSISLLCRPACSRPACCGLSSCQKSSC, from the exons ATGGCCGCctccaccatgtctgtctgctctgaCGCCCGCACCAACTCCTCCTGGCAGGTGGACGACTGCCCAGAGAGCTGCTGTGAGCCTACCTGCTGTgcccccagctgctgcca ctgctgccagcccagctgctgtgcccccagctgctgccagcccagctgctgccagcccagctgctgccagcccagctgctgtgcCCCAGCCCCCTGCCTGAGCTTCATCTGCACCCCAGTGAGCTGTGTGTCCAGCCCCTGCTGCCAATCTTCCTGCTCACCCTCATGCTGCCAACAGTCTAGCTGCCAGCCAGCTTGCTGTACCTGCTCCCCCTGCCAGCCATCCTGCTGTGTGACTCTTTGCTGCAAGCCTGTCTGCTGCACACCCATCTGTTCTGGATCCTCATGCTGCCAGCAGTCTAGCTGCCAGCCCTCATGCTGCCAGCCATcctgctgtgtgcctgtctgcTGCAAGCCTGTCTGCTGCACACCCATCTGCTCTGGATCCTCCTCATGCTGCCAGCAGTCTAGCTGCCAGCCCTCATGCTGTCAATCTTcctgctgtgtgcctgtctgctgcaagcctgtctgctgcaagccctgctccaGCGTGTCCCTGCTCTGCCGCCCTGTGTGCAGACCTGCCTGCTGTGTGCCCACCTCCTCCTGCTGTTCCTCctcctgccagcccagctgctgcaagccctgctccaGCATTTCCCTGCTCTGCCGCCCTGCCTGCTCCCGCCctgcctgctgtggcctctcctcatgCCAGAAGTCCAGCTGCTGA
- the LOC102907261 gene encoding uncharacterized protein LOC102907261 isoform X7 yields MAASTMSVCSDARTNSSWQVDDCPESCCEPTCCAPSCCQPSCCQPTPCLSFICTPVSCVSSPCCQSSCSPSCCQQSSCQPACCTCSPCQPSCCVTLCCKPVCCTPICSGSSCCQQSSCQPSCCQPSCCVPVCCKPVCCTPICSGSSSCCQQSSCQPSCCQSSCCVPVCCKPVCCKPCSSVSLLCRPVCRPACCVPTSSCCSSSCQPSCCKPCSSISLLCRPACSRPACCGLSSCQKSSC; encoded by the exons ATGGCCGCctccaccatgtctgtctgctctgaCGCCCGCACCAACTCCTCCTGGCAGGTGGACGACTGCCCAGAGAGCTGCTGTGAGCCTACCTGCTGTgcccccagctgctgccagcccagctgctgccagccca CCCCCTGCCTGAGCTTCATCTGCACCCCAGTGAGCTGTGTGTCCAGCCCCTGCTGCCAATCTTCCTGCTCACCCTCATGCTGCCAACAGTCTAGCTGCCAGCCAGCTTGCTGTACCTGCTCCCCCTGCCAGCCATCCTGCTGTGTGACTCTTTGCTGCAAGCCTGTCTGCTGCACACCCATCTGTTCTGGATCCTCATGCTGCCAGCAGTCTAGCTGCCAGCCCTCATGCTGCCAGCCATcctgctgtgtgcctgtctgcTGCAAGCCTGTCTGCTGCACACCCATCTGCTCTGGATCCTCCTCATGCTGCCAGCAGTCTAGCTGCCAGCCCTCATGCTGTCAATCTTcctgctgtgtgcctgtctgctgcaagcctgtctgctgcaagccctgctccaGCGTGTCCCTGCTCTGCCGCCCTGTGTGCAGACCTGCCTGCTGTGTGCCCACCTCCTCCTGCTGTTCCTCctcctgccagcccagctgctgcaagccctgctccaGCATTTCCCTGCTCTGCCGCCCTGCCTGCTCCCGCCctgcctgctgtggcctctcctcatgCCAGAAGTCCAGCTGCTGA
- the LOC102907261 gene encoding uncharacterized protein LOC102907261 isoform X9: MAASTMSVCSDARTNSSWQVDDCPESCCEPTCSVPSCCAPAPCLSFICTPVSCVSSPCCQSSCSPSCCQQSSCQPACCTCSPCQPSCCVTLCCKPVCCTPICSGSSCCQQSSCQPSCCQPSCCVPVCCKPVCCTPICSGSSSCCQQSSCQPSCCQSSCCVPVCCKPVCCKPCSSVSLLCRPVCRPACCVPTSSCCSSSCQPSCCKPCSSISLLCRPACSRPACCGLSSCQKSSC, translated from the exons ATGGCCGCctccaccatgtctgtctgctctgaCGCCCGCACCAACTCCTCCTGGCAGGTGGACGACTGCCCAGAGAGCTGCTGTGAGCCTACCTGCT ctgtt cccagctgctgtgcCCCAGCCCCCTGCCTGAGCTTCATCTGCACCCCAGTGAGCTGTGTGTCCAGCCCCTGCTGCCAATCTTCCTGCTCACCCTCATGCTGCCAACAGTCTAGCTGCCAGCCAGCTTGCTGTACCTGCTCCCCCTGCCAGCCATCCTGCTGTGTGACTCTTTGCTGCAAGCCTGTCTGCTGCACACCCATCTGTTCTGGATCCTCATGCTGCCAGCAGTCTAGCTGCCAGCCCTCATGCTGCCAGCCATcctgctgtgtgcctgtctgcTGCAAGCCTGTCTGCTGCACACCCATCTGCTCTGGATCCTCCTCATGCTGCCAGCAGTCTAGCTGCCAGCCCTCATGCTGTCAATCTTcctgctgtgtgcctgtctgctgcaagcctgtctgctgcaagccctgctccaGCGTGTCCCTGCTCTGCCGCCCTGTGTGCAGACCTGCCTGCTGTGTGCCCACCTCCTCCTGCTGTTCCTCctcctgccagcccagctgctgcaagccctgctccaGCATTTCCCTGCTCTGCCGCCCTGCCTGCTCCCGCCctgcctgctgtggcctctcctcatgCCAGAAGTCCAGCTGCTGA